In one Bacteroidales bacterium WCE2004 genomic region, the following are encoded:
- a CDS encoding MFS transporter, NHS family, xanthosine permease — protein MNKSNIGLRLILMNFLEFAAWGAYLTSMGSFLARSGFGPQIWLFFATQGFVSIFMPALMGIVADKWIPAQKVLSLCQGVAGLSMLAAGWYAMSAGANIQFGTFYALYTLSIAFFMPTIAISNSVAYNALEKNGKDPVKAFPPIRVFGTIGFILTMLFVNFVKGADGVQFQHTYNQFFVSGILSLALCLYALTLPDCPCKPKTAGTQSFAEATGLSAFRLFKDRQFAVFFIFSMLLGASLQITNGYANTFITSFQDNPLFANAWGANNANALISLSQVSETLCILLIPFFMKKFGIKKVMLIAMFAWVFRFGFFGAGNPGSGVWMFVLSCIVYGVAFDFFNISGSLFVNENTDKGIRSSAQGLFMLMTNGLGASIGTWAAGRVVNHFVYNAAEPSWSTAWYIFAIYSLVVGVLFAILFKDPQKQKA, from the coding sequence ATGAACAAATCAAACATCGGCCTGCGGCTGATCCTGATGAATTTTCTGGAATTCGCCGCCTGGGGTGCCTACTTGACTTCCATGGGCAGTTTCCTCGCCCGTTCCGGCTTTGGCCCGCAGATCTGGCTTTTCTTCGCCACGCAAGGTTTCGTCTCCATCTTCATGCCTGCCCTGATGGGCATCGTCGCCGACAAGTGGATCCCGGCGCAGAAGGTCCTGTCCCTCTGCCAGGGCGTCGCCGGCCTGTCGATGCTCGCCGCCGGCTGGTATGCGATGAGCGCCGGCGCCAATATCCAGTTCGGCACCTTCTATGCCCTGTATACGCTGAGCATCGCCTTCTTCATGCCGACCATCGCCATCTCCAACTCCGTGGCCTACAACGCCCTGGAGAAGAACGGCAAGGACCCGGTCAAGGCCTTCCCGCCGATCCGCGTGTTCGGCACCATCGGCTTCATCCTCACGATGCTCTTCGTCAACTTCGTCAAGGGCGCCGACGGCGTGCAGTTCCAGCACACCTACAACCAGTTCTTCGTGTCCGGCATCCTCAGCCTGGCCCTCTGCCTTTATGCGCTGACGCTGCCTGACTGTCCGTGCAAGCCCAAAACCGCCGGCACGCAGTCCTTCGCCGAGGCCACGGGCCTGTCGGCCTTCCGCCTCTTCAAGGACCGCCAGTTCGCCGTGTTCTTCATCTTCTCGATGCTGCTCGGCGCTTCCCTGCAGATCACCAACGGCTATGCCAACACCTTCATCACCTCCTTCCAGGACAATCCCCTCTTCGCCAACGCCTGGGGTGCCAACAACGCCAACGCGCTGATCTCCCTGAGCCAGGTGTCCGAGACCCTCTGCATCCTGCTGATTCCCTTCTTCATGAAGAAATTCGGCATCAAGAAGGTGATGCTCATCGCGATGTTCGCGTGGGTGTTCCGCTTCGGCTTCTTCGGCGCCGGCAACCCCGGCAGCGGCGTGTGGATGTTCGTCCTCAGCTGCATCGTCTACGGCGTGGCGTTCGACTTCTTCAACATCTCCGGTTCGCTGTTCGTCAACGAGAACACCGACAAGGGCATCCGCTCCTCTGCGCAGGGCCTCTTCATGCTGATGACCAACGGCCTCGGCGCCTCGATCGGCACCTGGGCGGCCGGACGCGTGGTCAACCACTTCGTCTACAACGCCGCTGAGCCTTCCTGGAGCACCGCCTGGTACATTTTCGCCATCTATTCGCTGGTGGTCGGCGTCCTCTTCGCCATCCTCTTCAAGGATCCGCAGAAGCAGAAGGCATAG